The Triplophysa rosa unplaced genomic scaffold, Trosa_1v2 scaffold124_ERROPOS303670, whole genome shotgun sequence sequence aataaaaataaaatgaaatgatttcatTTTCACACTGACAATGcattgtccctgtcaaattgaaaaagaaaatgcaattggtgatttgacatttcattttccataaaatctcgaggcaagactgccaatatgaaaatgaaaaggcaaatgtaaaaaagaaattgcaaaaacatttttacaaaggttttttattaatgctcacgcaataatactaacacaattcaaattaaaatgttaaaaagtttgattttcattttatgctacttacacaacaaaacaaaataaaaacatgatttttgaatttttatatatatatataaaccatATCTAACATATTTGACACATTATCTTATCTATCCTCAATGTACTGTATGGGGggttctttaaatgggtttacagggGGCAATgtaaaggttgagaaccactggtctaacaGATGCACGTGAACACATTTAGTTACACAGGTGGTGGTGATGCCCACTCTCACTGAAGTACCGGGTCGCATTATCTGTCCTCACTGCCATCAGGATATCATCACGGAAACTGAACACCTCAATGGTTTGCTCACCTGGTTAATCTGCGGAACCCTCGCTGTCTTTGTGTAAGCACAATAACTAAAAAACCATTAAGCCTGCAAGAGTACCGCAGAGtataaaagcaaataaacaaaCCCGCATATACAGTACTCTGCTAATGGGTTATGTCTGCTGTGTTCTCCCAGGTGCTGGCCATGCTGTTGCATCCCGTTCTGTGTGGACGCATGCAAGGATGTAAAGCACAGCTGTCCAAACTGCAAAAACGTCATTCGCCTTTACAAACGAGTGTAGCACAATCTGCACTAGAGAACATGCGGTACCACAGGTGAACCAAGATGTGGTTTTGAAACTTTGACTCTTTCAAACCTCGGTATACCTTGAAACCTGTATTCGGCCTATGCCTAGTTGTAAACAGATTTAGCATGACTATGATTTGACGACTTTCTGTGAATATGGTGGGAGACTGAATGTTTGTCTTTCTGTTGTCTATAGCTCAATAAGTTCATTAACTTCACACCATACATTATTGGTAAAAGACAATCAAAAATATAACATGTCCGAATATTTCCTACAAATATTAGTATATTGTATATTCATATATTAGAATATTGTCAGACTGGCTAATTTAAGATACCagcaaaaagacaaacaaaatgaGGAAAGAGATGATACATAAATAATTTCGTACAGTACATGTCAAGATAATCAAAAGATGTGCCTCCACTACCAAGAATCACAATGATCTAGGATTTGAATCAAAGTCTTTGTGATTTCACTGATATGTTATGTTGGGTATGTAATTGTGCCATCTctgcaacataaaaaacaaacatcaaaatatagagaatattaatataaaacaatatcaTTTACCTTGCAACATTTTGCACATGTAATACCTGTTTGGACTGTGAAATAAGAACGCTATCTTTGCAAACCTATCAATTGAACCAGCaataaatatttgcatgtgGTGATAAGTTTCTAAGAATGTACGATATTTGTAGATGACACCACGTGATGTGCATATGCCACAGAAATGAATATGCATTGTACACCTATGGCATCACATTATAGCAAATCGTGCTAACTTATACATTGTATGTAAACATATTATCTTTGTATTTTTCTATTGAcgttcaataaaaaaatgcattgtacaCCTACATCATGTGTTCCGTCCCCGCCATTAATAATATATCAGGTTTCCTTCTGGAGCTTGACTGTGTCTAAGTGTGACTGTTACTAAGAAACAAGCAAACAAGGtgataataatgataattatGTAAACTAAATTACATATGTaacggtaacactttaaaataatggtccgttgttaacaagtaactatgcagaaagtaataggcagtactacattaacacttaccttaatactattaactaatatagaagcaagattaactaagcaataagtaatagctaatttaggacaaaggtagtttcttatttggtatttgataattactaaagaaaaatgccatcattgagAACTACTTGCGAAAtatgaccaattaataaagaaaaaacaattaattactaatctcaacattaacgtaCAGTTTATAATGCGACAGTGTTTAATGGCGATTTTCCACCAACTCGCTCGCCCTTTGGCAGAATCTGTGCTCGTTAACTTCAGTGTTCAGATTTCACACAGTTTCGCGTATGCAGTAGGCTATAGAATGGGTAGGCAATGTAATTTCTTACCTGCTAATAATTTTTAGAGAAATTTCAGTGACATGAGATGATCCACAATGCAAAGCTGTGGTCGCGTCACGTGATTAAATTCCCGTGCCAggaaatccttggtgtttcaagtcttacgaaacatttaccctaacccacaccctaaccctaaccttactccatctaaactacctatgttTGTTAAAATTGCCAAAAAAACACGGTTGCGTGATGACAAATGTGTGATGTTTTAGTTATTTTCAGGTTTTAAGTAAGGCAATGTAATCGAGCAAAGAGCCCTAAAGTTATTGGATATTGTAGAAATGTTAGTTGTGTTTAGTTCATGGCACGTAATTCCCAGATAGCAACCAAACCAGCAAATCGTTGCggcccaaatccggcccacaTACCGCGTGGAATGATGGCCCTTGGGCGGCCCGCACCTGTTTGCGAGATTTGGGCCGCAAATATTTGCTCTCTGGGTTGTCATCCGTCATATTTAAAACAGAACAGGAAAATGCTGACCAGTAACGGTATCTGTAccatattataaaaatgtaatgttcatgtgttaaagggacagttttaTTTGTCAACGACctatattgtgtttgttttcttggaaaataAAAGCAGTCATATAAAAATGGCTGAATATCTGATTTCTATAAGCGTTAAAGGcccagtttttgatttacagtggCCACTGGCgatgtattatagatttgcaatgaatcgctcagtccaaacacgacggtggccaccgtagtacaaaaagatgtcgttctcatgttgacgcagggaagagatcatacgggcattagaaagactgtagaaagagcgatgtcatatttattacataaaataaaaggtctgtggattttaagtataaaaagaaggataaaagtcaggcaggatcTAGGACCTGCATTAATATtgtaaagactttccagcagagacgcgttaagaccTGCTGTAttgaggcttttagcagagatactcacagatatctatggagatactttccagcagagagacgttggagagaaagatcgtcttaaaatcacccccgaggaggttgctttgattcggataagTATGCGAGTTACTGtacattggtttttctgtttgttataaCCAAGTTATGTTGTTgttctaatattagctgtgtgacggagcagttttgagcgtcattgtttatctggaaccgctttaatattgtactcgtccagatactggagagagagagagcgagttggcgctaaaactgtagagagagcgcgttttactctcttactcaatgatgaataaacttacatttaatccacaggtcacatgcgttccgaactGTAGAGCAcaatccgtacggatcacggatcatccgcgatccgtttcaccactataccgcaggTGTCACGAAACGGGGTGTGAggcagaacccaagcgcaggcaggtgaagggttaaacaaagactttatttaaataaaacaaaaacccacgatggggagaaCAAGATTAAACAAAACTGAACTCATACtgaaaaacttcccacgtgaGGGCAAACAAACAAGGtccagaaaaatgtaaaaataataagtcCACAACTCGACAGGGTACACGTTAATTCCACACAAGACACGAGGCAGGGTACTTGAGTGGGGAAGCACAAGGAGGCAAAcaaacaatgaaccgacacgggCCAATGGACAGAAGGGAACTATATAGGGACACTAACAAGGATGTTGATTCAGGGCAGGTGAAGCGAATGAACACTAACGGGAAGATTACACGGGGAATGTAACACTCATGGGACAAtgacaagggggcggggccaaagtaCGAGACAAGAAGACACGTGACGCAATGTCATAACAAACAGCcatgtgtctccacacaagacataacacacacagacaagacataacggttcattatgtaaggtctttatacacttctgaagaaatagttttgtatattatattgcatttctgtcaatagatcctcctaaaaaccccgtattgttcctttaaatattaGGATGAAGTGGATAGAGTTGTGTTTATACTTCTAGCTCCACCCCCATACATACAGcactaaaaaaaaagaaaaaaaatcccgACAGTGGACACGTTCCTGGATTGCAAGACGGGGACAGCATGGGTTGTCCATTCTACAGAGAGAACTTGAGGTAAAGTTATGTTTAGTCATGAGAAAATGTAACAGAATGTAACAGAAATGCACGTCGCCATGTTTGAATGTTGTTTACGGAAGAGCTTCAGTGAGAGCGCTTCTGTGCTGTGCTTCTATTGGTCAACGTCACTACAGCGTCACAGCTGTGGTGAGCGACCagggaaaaaaataaacatgctagtctttctgtcgtgatgtCTTGCGACCTCACAGGAGCAGTTTTGGTTGTCGTATACTATGGCGAACTATACGAGACGACACGATTGAATCTTGCGTCTCGACGCCCCGTGTCGTTTACGAATTACTACGATGTCTTACGACATGCAAATCGGGCTAAAATCGTGTAATCTGGAGAGGCTATAAGGAACGTTTtcataacaaacttttgttagctgggctgtacattatcccacttattacacggctactgtaatgttattaaaagacatatttatatttaatttgtcaaaaaaaactttcaaaatgatttgctgcatccgggttaccgtgtgttattagttttgagcggttgttatctgggaataacgaacctgcaaatgtcgcgactggccaagtTTTTAATGAAATCACACAGCCAAAAACCATTCTTCCATGGCATTGTTGTATTGTTGTAGCACGTCCAAAAATGAGTTAAAATGGTAACAGTCACAGGATCTTAACATGTAGACTTTTTATTATAGAACCTAATAACCAAAACCTATTTGTTTCTGTCTCTCTGGTGGCATTTATTGAGCATTGTGCCGAATCTCTTTCATTGCCTTTCATTTGTTAAGATGTCACAGGGAGACAAAAAGTCTTTGTGTGAGCAGGTGGACTGGAAAGATAA is a genomic window containing:
- the si:ch211-202h22.9 gene encoding cell death-inducing p53-target protein 1 homolog translates to MEKESTSPLYPGPQATQASVNFPGQQTAYTTQADPSNSLYPPPPPYGLGGLPTNVQQPMAVPVVTQVVVMPTLTEVPGRIICPHCHQDIITETEHLNGLLTWLICGTLAVFVCWPCCCIPFCVDACKDVKHSCPNCKNVIRLYKRV